The Streptomyces sp. Mut1 genome window below encodes:
- a CDS encoding DUF4231 domain-containing protein, which produces MPSTHAQESVDSHPLPNQSLTTAHDYVEGRLAQYQKWYDRKAVKTKAMHLRMRTLSVVGGALVPVLVNVDLPASKLIATVLSLIVVGSVSLESVYRYREQWKNYRSTEQLLGHERIYFQTKVGPYAGLAENEAFTTLVARVESAIANENSATLNVLTLGGQVNADVQAGQIPGARQDLRPGGGSPVA; this is translated from the coding sequence ATGCCGAGCACGCATGCCCAGGAGTCGGTCGACTCGCACCCTCTCCCGAATCAGTCCTTGACCACCGCGCACGACTACGTGGAGGGCAGGCTGGCGCAGTATCAGAAGTGGTATGACCGAAAGGCGGTCAAGACCAAGGCCATGCATCTGCGGATGCGCACACTGTCCGTCGTCGGAGGCGCCCTGGTTCCCGTTTTAGTCAACGTGGATCTACCGGCTTCGAAGCTCATCGCCACGGTGCTGAGTCTGATCGTCGTCGGCTCCGTTTCGCTGGAGAGCGTGTACCGCTATCGGGAGCAGTGGAAGAACTACCGGTCCACCGAGCAGCTCCTGGGGCACGAACGGATCTACTTCCAGACGAAGGTGGGCCCGTACGCCGGTCTCGCGGAGAACGAGGCGTTCACCACTCTGGTCGCCCGCGTCGAGAGCGCGATCGCCAACGAGAACTCGGCGACCTTGAACGTGCTGACTCTGGGCGGCCAGGTGAATGCCGATGTCCAGGCCGGCCAGATCCCCGGCGCCCGTCAGGACCTGCGCCCCGGCGGCGGATCACCCGTGGCGTGA
- a CDS encoding S1 family peptidase, with amino-acid sequence MRIKRTTPLSGIARRSRAIAIAAGLVAVAALAVPTAQASSSGTYSANQIAAAGDAVLGADVAGTAWRADPATGKLVVTVDSTVSAAEVQQIKDSAGSNAGALRIEHTPGKFSKLLSGGDAIYAPGWRCSLGFNVRSGSTYYFLTAGHCTDGKPPWYTNSSNTTYIGPTVVSSFPGNDYGLVRYDNAAVSHEGTVGSVDITGAANATVGLSVTRRGSTTGIHSGTVTGLNATVNYGGGDIVYGMIQTNVCAEPGDSGGPLYSGSKAIGLTSGGSGNCSSGGTTFFQPVTNALSALSQYGISLY; translated from the coding sequence GTGAGGATCAAGCGCACCACCCCCCTCAGCGGTATAGCGAGACGGAGCAGGGCCATCGCCATCGCGGCGGGCCTCGTGGCCGTCGCCGCCCTGGCCGTCCCCACCGCGCAGGCCAGTTCCAGCGGAACGTACAGCGCCAACCAGATCGCCGCGGCCGGCGACGCCGTCCTCGGCGCCGATGTCGCCGGCACCGCCTGGCGTGCCGACCCGGCGACCGGCAAGCTCGTGGTCACCGTCGACAGCACGGTCTCCGCGGCGGAGGTCCAGCAGATCAAGGACTCCGCGGGCAGCAACGCCGGAGCCCTGCGCATCGAGCACACCCCCGGCAAGTTCAGCAAGCTGCTCTCGGGCGGTGACGCCATCTACGCACCCGGCTGGCGCTGCTCCCTCGGGTTCAACGTCCGCAGCGGCAGCACGTACTACTTCCTGACCGCCGGTCACTGCACCGACGGCAAGCCCCCCTGGTACACCAACTCCTCGAACACCACCTACATCGGCCCGACGGTCGTCTCCAGCTTCCCGGGCAACGACTACGGGCTGGTGCGCTACGACAACGCCGCGGTCTCCCACGAGGGCACGGTGGGCAGCGTCGACATCACCGGCGCGGCCAACGCCACCGTCGGGCTGTCCGTCACCCGCCGTGGCTCCACGACCGGCATCCACAGCGGCACCGTCACCGGGCTCAACGCCACGGTCAACTACGGCGGCGGCGATATCGTCTACGGCATGATCCAGACCAACGTGTGCGCCGAACCCGGCGACTCGGGCGGTCCGCTCTACTCCGGCTCCAAGGCGATCGGTCTGACCTCGGGCGGCAGCGGCAACTGCTCCTCGGGCGGCACGACGTTCTTCCAGCCGGTCACCAACGCGCTGAGCGCGCTCAGCCAGTACGGCATCAGCCTGTACTGA
- a CDS encoding DUF1684 domain-containing protein — protein sequence MSTQAQQQAARDWERWHEERTATVSGPYGPLSLTGTHWLADYPEGRIPAVPGRWREEDGAPVLEAAPEDGLTVDGKPFTGRVRLGADRGPVDTSRVAHEGRRLVVLSREGLWAVRVFDPDSAARRAFRAIGATPYDARWVVPGTFRPYPDSRTVRVENADGVERGLGLAGEIAFELDGAGHTLRVAVEPDGSLWAVFADATSGNSSYRFRFLRPAAPAGDGSVTVDLNRALLPPCAFADHFICPFPPPGNTLPVAVEAGERHRIDA from the coding sequence ATGAGCACGCAAGCACAGCAGCAGGCGGCGCGGGACTGGGAGCGCTGGCACGAGGAGCGGACCGCCACGGTCTCGGGGCCGTACGGGCCGCTCTCCCTCACCGGCACCCATTGGCTCGCCGATTACCCGGAGGGGCGAATTCCGGCCGTCCCGGGCCGATGGCGGGAGGAGGACGGCGCCCCGGTGCTGGAAGCCGCCCCCGAGGACGGGCTGACCGTCGACGGGAAGCCCTTCACCGGCCGGGTCCGGCTGGGCGCCGACCGAGGTCCGGTCGACACGTCCCGGGTGGCGCACGAGGGGCGCAGGCTGGTCGTCCTGAGCCGCGAGGGCCTGTGGGCGGTACGGGTCTTCGACCCGGACTCCGCGGCGCGGCGCGCGTTCCGGGCGATCGGGGCGACCCCGTACGACGCCCGCTGGGTGGTGCCGGGGACCTTCCGGCCGTACCCGGACTCCCGCACCGTCCGGGTCGAGAACGCCGACGGTGTGGAGCGCGGGCTCGGGCTCGCCGGGGAGATCGCCTTCGAGCTGGACGGGGCCGGGCACACGCTCCGGGTCGCGGTGGAGCCCGACGGCTCGCTCTGGGCGGTCTTCGCCGACGCCACCAGCGGGAACAGCAGCTACCGCTTCCGGTTCCTGCGGCCCGCCGCGCCGGCCGGGGACGGCTCGGTGACCGTCGACCTCAACCGCGCGCTGCTGCCGCCGTGCGCCTTCGCGGACCACTTCATCTGCCCCTTCCCGCCGCCCGGCAACACCCTCCCGGTCGCCGTCGAGGCGGGGGAGCGCCACCGGATCGACGCCTGA
- a CDS encoding NtaA/DmoA family FMN-dependent monooxygenase (This protein belongs to a clade of FMN-dependent monooxygenases, within a broader family of flavin-dependent oxidoreductases, the luciferase-like monooxygenase (LMM) family, some of whose members use coenzyme F420 rather than FMN.): MTAAAPKQMHLAAHFPGVNNTTVWSDPRSGSQIEFSSFEHLARTAERGLFDFFFLAEGLRLREHKGRIHDLDVVGRPESLTVLSALAAVTDRIGLAATVNTTFNEPYELARRLATLDHLSAGRAAWNAVTSSDAFTGENFRRGGYLDRAGIPRAPGSARPEGTPYTRAAEFVATARELWDSWTPEGAPRPVSHRGRHFTVEGEFTVPRSPQGHPVVIQAGDSFEGREFAASAADIVFTRHGTLDAGRAFYADVKGRLAAHGRAPDELKVMPGVTFVLGDTDADAREHAADIRRRQVSPQNAIAALEQVWGRDLSSYDPDGPLPASDPDPGAELVRGRVRQGDPLAVAARWRALSEEKGLSIRQTVIEATGRQSFIGSPATVAALLAEYVAAGAADGFILVPHLTPGGLDDFVDRVVPLLQERGVFRRAYTGSTLRSHLGLAEPVWKG; the protein is encoded by the coding sequence ATGACGGCCGCCGCCCCGAAACAGATGCACCTCGCCGCGCACTTCCCCGGCGTGAACAACACCACCGTCTGGTCCGACCCGCGCTCCGGCAGCCAGATCGAGTTCTCCTCGTTCGAACACCTCGCGCGCACGGCCGAGCGGGGACTGTTCGACTTCTTCTTCCTCGCCGAGGGGCTGCGGCTGCGCGAGCACAAGGGGCGCATCCACGATCTGGACGTGGTCGGCAGACCCGAGTCCCTGACCGTGCTGTCCGCGCTGGCGGCCGTCACCGACCGGATCGGTCTCGCCGCCACCGTCAACACCACCTTCAACGAGCCCTACGAACTGGCCCGCCGGCTCGCCACCCTCGACCACCTCAGCGCAGGCCGGGCCGCCTGGAACGCGGTCACCTCCTCCGACGCCTTCACCGGCGAGAACTTCCGGCGCGGCGGCTATCTGGACCGGGCCGGTATCCCCCGGGCTCCCGGCTCCGCCCGACCAGAGGGGACCCCCTACACCCGCGCCGCCGAGTTCGTCGCGACCGCCCGCGAGCTGTGGGACTCCTGGACCCCCGAAGGCGCCCCGCGCCCCGTCTCCCACCGCGGCCGGCACTTCACCGTCGAGGGCGAGTTCACCGTCCCGCGCTCCCCGCAGGGCCACCCCGTCGTCATCCAGGCCGGCGACTCCTTTGAGGGCCGGGAGTTCGCCGCCTCCGCCGCCGACATCGTCTTCACCCGGCACGGCACCCTCGACGCGGGCCGCGCCTTCTACGCGGATGTGAAGGGGCGGCTCGCGGCCCACGGGCGGGCGCCCGACGAGCTGAAGGTCATGCCCGGCGTCACCTTCGTCCTCGGTGACACCGACGCCGACGCGCGGGAGCACGCGGCCGACATCCGCCGCCGGCAGGTCTCCCCGCAGAACGCGATCGCCGCCCTGGAGCAGGTCTGGGGCCGCGACCTGTCCTCGTACGACCCGGACGGGCCGCTGCCCGCGAGCGATCCGGACCCCGGCGCGGAGCTGGTCCGGGGGCGGGTCCGGCAGGGCGACCCGCTCGCGGTGGCGGCCCGCTGGCGCGCGCTGTCCGAGGAGAAGGGGCTCTCCATCCGGCAGACGGTCATCGAGGCGACCGGCCGCCAGTCGTTCATCGGCAGCCCGGCCACGGTCGCGGCCCTGCTGGCCGAGTACGTGGCGGCCGGCGCCGCCGACGGCTTCATCCTCGTCCCGCACCTCACCCCCGGCGGCCTCGACGACTTCGTCGACCGGGTCGTCCCGCTCCTCCAGGAACGGGGGGTCTTCCGCCGGGCGTACACCGGTTCCACGCTGCGGTCGCACCTCGGTCTCGCCGAACCGGTGTGGAAGGGTTGA
- a CDS encoding LLM class flavin-dependent oxidoreductase, with protein sequence MPALRPLHLAAEIGGPPRYDAAHHTGLARLAEGGALDFVTLGDSFARPGPDALAVLARVAPATRRVGLVPTVTTTHTEPFHVSSAAATLDWVSRGRAGWQVGVSTTEAEARLFGRRPAAPAGDLWHEAGECADVCARLWDSWEDDAEIRSTATGRFIDRDKLHYVDFEGAAFSVRGPAIVPRPPQGHPVVVIDGTAEPARDAAARHADVVLVRATTPERTAAIRDDVRHRAAAHGRAPDALRVLAALTVDLGDAETAPEPGLASGPPLAGRGTYYRGGPVDLADLITQWHRAGAVDGFHLTPITPARDLERIVNGTVALLQHRSLFRTFYPGGTLREHLGLARPANRYARAGERV encoded by the coding sequence ATGCCAGCCCTCAGGCCCCTCCATCTGGCCGCCGAGATCGGCGGCCCGCCCCGCTACGACGCCGCGCACCACACCGGACTCGCCCGGCTCGCGGAGGGCGGCGCCCTCGACTTCGTCACCCTCGGCGACTCCTTCGCCCGGCCGGGGCCCGACGCGCTCGCCGTGCTCGCCCGGGTCGCCCCCGCCACCCGCCGCGTCGGCCTCGTTCCGACGGTCACCACCACCCACACCGAGCCCTTCCACGTGTCGTCGGCCGCGGCCACCCTGGACTGGGTCAGCCGCGGCCGGGCCGGTTGGCAGGTCGGCGTGTCCACGACCGAGGCCGAGGCCCGGCTGTTCGGCCGCCGCCCCGCCGCGCCCGCCGGGGACCTCTGGCACGAGGCCGGCGAGTGCGCCGACGTCTGCGCCCGGCTCTGGGACAGCTGGGAGGACGACGCGGAGATCCGCTCCACCGCCACCGGCCGCTTCATCGACCGCGACAAGCTGCACTACGTCGACTTCGAGGGCGCCGCGTTCAGCGTCAGGGGACCGGCCATCGTGCCCAGACCGCCGCAGGGCCACCCCGTCGTCGTCATCGACGGCACGGCCGAGCCGGCCAGGGACGCCGCCGCCCGCCACGCCGACGTCGTCCTCGTACGGGCCACCACCCCCGAGCGGACCGCCGCGATCCGCGACGACGTGCGCCACCGTGCCGCGGCCCACGGCCGGGCCCCCGACGCGCTGCGGGTGCTCGCCGCGCTCACCGTCGACCTCGGCGACGCCGAGACGGCACCCGAACCCGGGCTGGCGAGCGGGCCGCCGCTGGCCGGCCGGGGCACGTACTACCGGGGCGGTCCGGTCGACCTCGCCGACCTGATCACCCAGTGGCACCGGGCCGGCGCGGTCGACGGCTTCCACCTCACGCCGATCACCCCCGCCCGCGACCTCGAACGGATCGTCAACGGCACGGTGGCCCTGCTCCAGCACCGCAGCCTGTTCCGGACCTTCTACCCGGGCGGCACCCTGCGCGAGCACCTGGGCCTGGCCCGCCCCGCCAACCGGTACGCGCGCGCGGGGGAACGGGTATGA
- a CDS encoding FAD/NAD(P)-binding protein, whose product MSARPVLAVVGAGPRATGLVERLAANAPALYGDRPLDLHLIDPHPPGSGRIWRRDQSALLWMNSMAEDVTMFTDDTVRQEGPVRPGPALDAWAADVREGRTDCAEAAADPRIRAEIETLRGRDFPSRRLQGAYLRWVYARSVAALPPAVTVHEHRDLALRVTGPRDGRQLVHLAGRPEPLAADLVVLTLGHLDAGPDGEQRALSAFARRHGLVHLPPDFTADSDLGVLPAGEPVIVRGLGLAFIDLMVLLTEGRGGRYENGAYVPSGREPVLYAGSRRGIPYRAKIGYGLQGERPPLPRFFGPERAAELLDRPQPLHFRREIWPYIDKELGHAHYHRLFTAHPERTAAGRAAFEEKYAAAEPGSAALRDLIADAVPDPADRLDLAALDRPLDGVRHASLDGLQEAVRAHIEADLARRHDPGHSEDLAVFLGLLSVYGTLVRLGDTGNEWHGFFSYLASGPPGPRLRQLLALSRAGVVRFLGAGTTVEADEERGVFRASSSTVPGERVEARALVEARLPGPAPGRTRSSLLRTLHADGAAVTATGLLAVDPGDGRILDRSGRPHPRRFALGPHTAARAGGAFTRPRTGGPAFAQNDATARTALTLLRDLHPDPGD is encoded by the coding sequence GTGAGCGCCCGGCCCGTGCTGGCCGTCGTCGGGGCGGGGCCGCGCGCCACCGGACTGGTCGAACGGCTCGCCGCCAACGCTCCCGCCCTGTACGGGGACCGGCCGCTGGACCTCCACCTCATCGACCCCCACCCGCCCGGGAGCGGCCGGATCTGGCGGCGGGACCAGTCCGCGCTGCTGTGGATGAACTCCATGGCCGAGGACGTCACGATGTTCACCGACGACACCGTCCGCCAGGAGGGCCCGGTACGCCCCGGTCCCGCGCTCGACGCCTGGGCCGCGGACGTGCGGGAGGGCCGGACGGACTGCGCCGAGGCCGCCGCCGACCCCCGTATCCGCGCCGAGATCGAGACCCTGCGGGGCCGGGACTTCCCGAGCCGGCGGCTCCAGGGCGCCTATCTGCGCTGGGTGTACGCGCGGTCGGTGGCCGCGCTCCCGCCCGCGGTCACCGTCCACGAACACCGCGACCTGGCCCTGCGCGTCACCGGCCCGCGCGACGGCCGCCAGCTCGTCCACCTGGCCGGCCGCCCCGAACCGCTCGCCGCCGACCTGGTCGTCCTCACCCTCGGCCACCTGGATGCCGGGCCGGACGGTGAACAGCGCGCGCTCTCCGCCTTCGCCCGCCGGCACGGGCTGGTCCACCTGCCGCCCGACTTCACCGCCGACAGCGACCTGGGCGTGCTGCCCGCGGGCGAACCCGTCATCGTCCGGGGCCTCGGGCTCGCCTTCATCGACCTGATGGTGCTGCTCACCGAGGGACGCGGCGGACGGTACGAGAACGGGGCGTACGTGCCCTCGGGCCGGGAGCCCGTCCTGTACGCGGGGTCGCGGCGCGGCATCCCGTACCGCGCCAAGATCGGCTACGGGTTACAGGGGGAACGGCCGCCGCTGCCGCGCTTCTTCGGGCCCGAGCGGGCGGCGGAACTGCTGGACCGGCCGCAACCGCTCCACTTCCGCCGTGAGATATGGCCATATATCGATAAAGAGCTCGGACACGCCCACTACCACCGGCTGTTCACCGCCCACCCCGAGCGCACCGCCGCCGGCCGGGCCGCCTTCGAAGAGAAGTACGCGGCCGCCGAACCGGGCAGCGCCGCACTGCGGGACCTGATCGCCGACGCCGTCCCCGACCCCGCCGACCGGCTCGACCTGGCGGCGCTCGACCGCCCGCTGGACGGGGTGCGCCACGCCTCCCTCGACGGCCTCCAGGAAGCGGTCCGCGCCCACATCGAGGCCGACCTCGCCCGCCGGCACGACCCCGGGCACAGCGAGGACCTCGCCGTCTTCCTCGGACTGCTCTCGGTCTACGGCACGCTGGTCCGGCTCGGTGACACCGGGAACGAGTGGCACGGCTTCTTCAGCTACCTCGCCTCCGGACCGCCGGGGCCCCGGCTGCGGCAGCTGCTCGCGCTGTCCCGGGCGGGCGTCGTCCGCTTCCTCGGCGCCGGCACCACGGTGGAGGCCGACGAGGAACGGGGCGTCTTCCGGGCGTCAAGCTCCACCGTACCGGGGGAGCGGGTCGAGGCACGGGCCCTGGTCGAGGCCCGGCTCCCCGGCCCCGCACCCGGGCGCACCCGCTCCTCCCTGCTGCGCACCCTGCACGCGGACGGGGCGGCCGTCACCGCCACCGGGCTGCTCGCGGTCGACCCCGGCGACGGGCGGATCCTGGACCGCTCCGGCCGCCCGCACCCGCGCCGCTTCGCGCTCGGCCCGCACACCGCGGCGCGGGCCGGCGGCGCCTTCACCCGGCCGCGCACCGGCGGCCCGGCGTTCGCCCAGAACGACGCGACCGCGCGCACCGCGCTCACCCTCCTGCGCGACCTCCACCCGGACCCGGGGGACTGA
- a CDS encoding DUF5685 family protein — MNDSRGMSVFGIVRPCTHRLSEGLKAEWMAHLCGLCLALRSDHGQFARIVTNYDGLIVSVLTEAQTERTPAQRRTAGPCPLRSMRTAPVARGEGARLAAAVSLVLASAKVRDHVADRDGLLARRPVAAAARRVAAGWDRAGARTGARLGFDTAVLVDAVDRQTGIELLAGPGTPLLTVTEPTETATAAAFAHTAVLAGRPHNTEPLAEAGRLFGRLAHLLDAVEDQEADAASGAWNPLTATGTSRAEARRLCDDALRGVRLALRDAEFTDGRLAHVLLAHELRRSVDRAFATEVCSHRSGGLPAVSGDPSGTGPTGSFGPPPGNPYAPSGPGAPFGPPQPPPEPPRDRRGLVMGCLVWAGLACTCQMCCGTFEDPWSHQRREGLCSQCDCGDCCDGCDACSNCCDCCNCCDCGCDC; from the coding sequence ATGAACGACTCCCGGGGGATGAGCGTGTTCGGAATAGTCAGGCCCTGTACGCACCGCCTCTCCGAGGGGCTCAAGGCCGAGTGGATGGCCCATCTCTGCGGGCTGTGTCTGGCGCTCCGCTCCGACCACGGGCAGTTCGCCCGGATCGTCACGAACTACGACGGCCTGATCGTCTCGGTCCTGACGGAGGCTCAGACCGAACGCACCCCCGCACAGCGCCGCACGGCCGGGCCCTGCCCCCTGCGCTCCATGCGCACCGCCCCGGTCGCGCGCGGCGAGGGCGCCCGGCTCGCCGCCGCCGTCTCGCTGGTGCTGGCATCGGCGAAGGTGCGCGACCACGTCGCCGACCGGGACGGGCTGTTGGCTCGCCGACCGGTGGCCGCGGCGGCCCGCCGGGTCGCGGCGGGCTGGGACCGGGCCGGGGCGCGCACCGGCGCGCGGCTCGGCTTCGACACCGCCGTCCTCGTCGACGCCGTCGACCGGCAGACCGGCATCGAGCTGCTGGCCGGCCCCGGCACCCCGCTGCTGACGGTCACCGAACCCACCGAGACCGCCACGGCCGCGGCCTTCGCGCACACCGCCGTACTCGCGGGCAGGCCGCACAACACCGAGCCGCTCGCCGAGGCCGGACGCCTCTTCGGGCGCCTCGCGCACCTGCTGGACGCCGTGGAGGACCAGGAAGCCGACGCCGCGTCAGGTGCCTGGAACCCGCTCACCGCGACCGGCACCTCGCGCGCCGAGGCCCGGCGGCTGTGCGACGACGCGCTGCGCGGCGTACGGCTGGCGCTGCGCGACGCGGAGTTCACCGACGGCAGGCTGGCGCATGTGCTGCTGGCCCACGAACTGCGGCGCTCGGTGGACCGCGCCTTCGCCACGGAGGTCTGTTCGCACCGGAGCGGCGGCCTGCCGGCCGTGTCCGGCGACCCGTCAGGAACGGGCCCCACGGGCTCGTTCGGGCCGCCGCCGGGCAATCCGTACGCCCCCTCCGGACCGGGCGCGCCCTTCGGCCCGCCCCAGCCGCCGCCCGAGCCCCCGCGTGACCGGCGCGGGCTCGTCATGGGCTGCCTGGTGTGGGCGGGGCTCGCCTGCACCTGCCAGATGTGCTGCGGCACCTTCGAGGACCCCTGGTCGCATCAGCGGCGTGAGGGGCTGTGCAGCCAGTGCGACTGCGGGGACTGCTGTGACGGCTGCGATGCGTGCAGCAACTGCTGCGATTGCTGCAACTGCTGTGACTGCGGGTGCGACTGCTGA
- a CDS encoding cell division protein SepF, whose translation MGSVRKASAWLGLVEDNDERYYDDDEYAEGARTGTGQAWVTDPRVRVASETAEETGRRIATVTPDSFRDARSIGELFRDGVPVIMNLTSMDSADAKRVVDFAAGLIFGLRGSIDRVATRVFLLTPADTQVLNGETVGRPADGFFNQS comes from the coding sequence ATGGGATCGGTGCGCAAGGCGAGTGCCTGGCTGGGCCTCGTAGAGGACAACGACGAGCGGTACTACGACGACGACGAGTACGCCGAGGGTGCACGGACCGGGACCGGCCAGGCCTGGGTGACCGATCCTCGGGTGCGGGTGGCCTCCGAGACGGCCGAGGAGACGGGCCGCCGGATCGCCACCGTGACCCCGGACAGCTTCCGGGACGCCCGCAGCATCGGCGAGCTCTTCCGGGACGGCGTCCCGGTGATCATGAACCTCACGTCCATGGACTCGGCCGACGCCAAGCGCGTGGTGGACTTCGCCGCAGGGCTGATCTTCGGACTGCGCGGGTCGATCGACCGCGTCGCCACCCGGGTCTTCCTGCTGACCCCCGCCGACACCCAGGTACTGAACGGCGAAACCGTCGGCCGGCCGGCCGACGGCTTCTTCAACCAGAGCTGA
- a CDS encoding acyl-CoA dehydrogenase family protein, with translation MSTAPTSKLPPFDPRDPIGVDDLLSPEDLAIRDTVRTWAADRVLPHIAEWYENGELPGIRELARELGSLGALGMSLQGYGCAGATAVQYGLACLELEAADSGIRSLVSVQGSLAMYAIHRFGSEEQKQRWLPGMASGETIGCFGLTEPDHGSDPAAMRTYARRDGEDWVLSGRKMWITNGSVAGVAVVWAQTGEGEAGSGIRGFVVPTDAPGFSAPEIRHKWSLRASVTSELILDEVRLPADAVLPGVTGLRGPLSCLGHARYGIVWGAMGAARSSFETAVDYARTREQFGKPIGGFQLTQAKLADMAVELHKGILLAHHLGRRMDAGRLRPEQVSFGKLNNVREAIEICRTSRTILGANGISLEYPVMRHATNLESVLTYEGTVEMHQLVLGKALTGLDAFR, from the coding sequence ATGTCCACCGCTCCCACCTCGAAACTCCCGCCCTTCGACCCCCGCGACCCGATCGGCGTCGACGACCTGCTGAGCCCCGAGGACCTCGCGATCCGCGACACCGTCCGCACCTGGGCCGCCGACCGCGTCCTGCCGCACATCGCCGAGTGGTACGAGAACGGTGAGCTGCCCGGCATCCGGGAGCTGGCCCGCGAACTGGGCTCGCTCGGCGCGCTCGGCATGTCGCTCCAGGGCTACGGCTGCGCGGGCGCCACCGCCGTCCAGTACGGGCTGGCCTGCCTGGAGCTGGAAGCGGCCGACTCGGGCATCCGCTCACTCGTCTCCGTACAGGGTTCCCTCGCCATGTACGCGATCCACCGCTTCGGCTCCGAGGAGCAGAAGCAGCGGTGGCTGCCCGGCATGGCGTCGGGCGAGACCATCGGCTGCTTCGGCCTCACCGAGCCGGACCACGGCTCGGACCCGGCGGCCATGCGCACGTACGCCAGGCGCGACGGCGAGGACTGGGTGCTCAGCGGCCGCAAGATGTGGATCACCAACGGCTCGGTCGCCGGAGTCGCGGTCGTCTGGGCGCAGACCGGTGAGGGCGAGGCCGGCAGCGGCATCCGCGGATTCGTGGTGCCGACGGACGCGCCCGGCTTCTCCGCGCCCGAGATCCGGCACAAGTGGTCCCTGCGCGCCTCGGTCACCAGCGAACTGATCCTGGACGAGGTGCGGCTGCCCGCCGACGCCGTCCTGCCCGGCGTCACCGGGCTGCGCGGACCGCTCAGCTGTCTCGGCCACGCCCGTTACGGCATCGTCTGGGGGGCCATGGGCGCGGCCCGGTCGAGCTTCGAGACGGCCGTCGACTACGCGCGGACCCGCGAACAGTTCGGGAAGCCGATCGGCGGCTTCCAGCTCACCCAGGCCAAGCTCGCGGACATGGCCGTCGAGCTGCACAAGGGAATCCTGCTCGCCCACCATCTGGGCCGGCGGATGGACGCGGGCCGGCTGCGCCCTGAGCAGGTCAGTTTCGGGAAGCTGAACAATGTGCGGGAGGCCATCGAGATCTGCCGGACCTCGCGCACGATCCTCGGTGCCAACGGGATCTCGCTGGAGTACCCGGTGATGCGGCACGCGACGAACCTGGAGTCGGTGCTCACCTACGAGGGGACCGTGGAGATGCATCAGCTGGTCCTGGGTAAGGCGCTCACCGGCCTGGACGCGTTCCGATGA